CACTCGCTCAGACGAAAGCAGGTGCGCGCTGTCGTAGTGAGCAACGTCATGCCTCAGCCACTGTGGACGTCACGAAGTCACCAGAACGGCGAGGAGTTGGCAGGCCATGACAACCGAGGTACTGGGCGAGGTCGCTGAGTTCGACGTCGTCATCATCGGCGCAGGAATCTCCGGGCTCGGCGCGGCAACGTATTTCAGCCGGGAGCTACCCGACAAGTCCCTCGTCGTGCTGGAGGGTCGCGACAACATCGGCGGCACGTGGGATCTCTTCCGCTACCCGGGCATCCGCTCCGACTCCGACCTGCACACCTTCGGGTACGAGTTCAAGCCGTGGCGCCACGAGTCGGCGATCGCCGACGCACACCTGATCCGCGAGTACCTCCAGGAAACGGTTGACGAGAACAACCTGGCGGACCTCATCAAGTTCCGGCACCGGGTCGTGCGTTCGGATTGGTCGTCGGCGGATTCGAAGTGGACGCTCACCGTCGAAGTGACCGACCCCGTCACCGGCTCGACTGCCACGAAGACGATCCGCACCGGATGGGTGTTCGCGGCCACCGGCTACTACCGGTACGACGAAGGCTTCTCGCCGAAGTTCCCGGGCCGCGACGAATATGAAGGTCTGGTGGTGCACCCCCAGCACTGGCCGGAGAACCTCGACTACCGCGGCAAGAAGGTCGTGATCATCGGCAGCGGCGCGACCGCGGTCACGATGGTGCCGGCGATGTTGACCGGCCCTGGCACCGCCGGTCACGTGACGATGCTGCAACGCACTCCCACCTACATCATGGCGATTCCTCGTGTTGACCGTCTCGCCGTTGTACTCACGAAACTCCTCGGCGCCAAGCGCGGCTACGCCGTCACTCGGTTCAAGAACATCTGGATCGAACGCGGGATCGTCAAGGGGCTTCGGATGTTCCCGCACGCTGGGCGAAAACTGATTCGCCGCGCGAACATCAAGCGGCTCCCCAAGGGTTTCGACGTCGACAAGCACTTCAACCCGCCGTATGACCCATGGGACCAGCGCCTGTGCGCAGCGCCCGACGGCGACTTCTTCGACGCGATCAAGGACGGCAGCGCCTCGGTGGTCACTGACTCCATCGTGCGTTTCAGCGAACGCGGAATCGTCTTGAAGTCGGGTGAAGAGTTGGACGCCGACATCATCGTGACCGCCACCGGCCTGAATCTGCAACTGTTCGGCGGAATGCCGATCGTGGTCGACGGGCAGCAGGTGGACCTAGCCGACTCCTTCGCTTATCGCGGGATGCTGCTGAGCGGAATTCCCAACTGGGCGATGGCCATTGGCTACACGACGTCGTCCTGGACTCTCAAGGTGAGCCTGATGTGCCGCTACTTCATCGACCTGGTCAAGCACATGGATGCTCATGGCTACGACCGGGCGGTCCCGGTCCCGCTGCCGGGAATGGATCGCAGGCCAGTGATGGACCTCCAATCCGGCTACGCCAAGCGCGGGGCGAAGATCCTGCCCAAGCAGGGCCCGGTCGCCCCGTGGCGGATGGCGATGTCGTACCAGGAGGACGCCAAGGCGCTGCGCGGTCCGGTCGCCGACGAGCACCTCGAGTTCGGCGTCAGCGAGAGGGCACACGCCCATGTCTGACTCAGACCAGTACGCAACTCTCTCATCCGGAGTGACGATCTGCTTCCGCGAGTCGGGAGACAAGGCGGACCCCGCCATCCTGCTCATCGCCGGACTCGGCGAGGACCTCACCTTCTGGACCGACTCATTCGTCGGATCGCTTGTTACCCAGGGATTTCGGGTCATCGTCATCGACAACCGGGACGTCGGCCAGTCGACGTTCGCGGCTACTGGGGCACCTGCACTCTGGCGTCAGGTGATGGGGCGCCCTCGCCGTGACGCTTATTCGCTCGCGGACATGGCCTCCGATTGTGTCGGCGTACTCGACCATCTCGGGATCGGGCAGGTTCACCTCGTCGGACGATCCATGGGCGGAATGATCGCGCAGACGATCGCCGCGACCGAACCTCAGCGCGTGCGGTCCCTGACGTCCATCTTCTCGACCACCGGGGCGAGCAAGGTCGGCCAGCCGGCGCTGTCGACTATTGGGCTGCTCATCGCGGCGCCGGCCAAGAACAGAACTGCAGCCGTGCGCAACCACCTGCGCATCACGAGGCACATCGCCGGAACCGCGTACCCGATCGACGACGCCGAGGAAGCCGCCATCGCAGCGCGTGGTTGGGATCGGTGCGCCGGGGACCAGGCCGCCGGAATCGCCCGCCAGATTCAGGCGATCCAGGCATCCGGCGACCGGACCGAACAGTTGCGCAGGATCACTGCACCGACCCTGGTCATCAACGGTGATCGCGACGTGTTGGTGAACCCCAGTGGCGGCGTCGCAACGGCCAAAGCAATTCGCTCGGCCCAACGCATCGTTATTCCCGGCATGGGCCATCACATTCCGCAGGCCCTGGTCGACCCCATCACCCGATACATCTCGCAGCACGCGGACCGTGTGAGCGAAGGAGGAAACCATGTCGAAATCTCTTGAGACCCCATCAGTCGATGTCGTGATCGTCGGTGCGGGCTTCGCGGGCCTGAGCGCAGCCGAGCGGCTCGTGAGCCTGGGCCTGTCGGTGCAGGTTCTGGAGGGTCGGGACCGGGTCGGGGGCCGATCGTTCTCCGGTGAGGTCGCCGGCGTCGCGGTAGACCTCGGGGCAACATGGGTTTCACTGCGGCACACCGCAATCCGCGACCTCGCCAGGCGAATGGGATGCACGACGACCGGTCAATTCGACCAAGGCCGCAACGTCCTGTGGCTGGCCGGTCGCCGTCGCACGTACAAGGGCACCATCCCTCCCGTCTCCCCGGTCGTCATGGTCGACATGGCCCGCATACAGCTGGCGCTGGAAAAGTTGGTACGGCCCGTCAACGTCGATGCCGCCTGGGAGTCCCCGGACGCCACCCAACTCGACGCCATCTCGTTCGGCGAATGGCTCGATCGCAAGAGAGCGCTGCCCAGCACTCGTGCGCTGCTGGCGATTGTCAGCAAGGTGCAGTGGGGCTGCAGCCCGGCAGACGTCTCGCTGCTTCACGTACTGCGCTACATCCGCGCCGCAGGGGGGCTCAGCCATATGCTCGACGTCGAGAACGGGGCCAATCAGGACCGAATCACCGAAACCACCCAGGAGATCGCCAAGCGGCTCGCCGAGCGGCTCGGTGACCGAATTGTCGTAGACGCTCCGGTTCGCAGTATCGCTCAAGACGACAACGGCGTAACCGTCCAGACCGACGCGGCAACAATCAAGGCCAAGTACGCCATCGTCACGGTGGCTCCGCCGCACCGCGCCGATATCGAGTTCCAGCCTGCTCTTCCAGAGAAAGCCGCGGGGCTCACGCGAACCTGGCCCATGGGTGCGCTCAGCAAGGCGTTCGTCGCCTATGAAAAGCCCTTCTGGCGGGCTGACGGGCTTTCGGGTGAAGGTCTCACCGACACCGGAACGGCGTTCATCACCTTCGATGTCTCGCCGGAGGACAGTGGACCCGGAATCCTGATGGTGTTCTGCTCCCCGCGCGTGTTCGACGGCTTCAGCCCCGAGATACGGCGTGGCCGAGTGATCCAACAGCTGGTCGACTTGTACGGCCCACAGGCGATGACCCCCATCGATTACATCGACCACTGCTGGGGCACGGACTCGTTCGCCCCCGGTGGTCCGCACCCCGCCGCGCCTCCCTATGCGTCCGTGAGCTACGGCAGCGCCCTCACCGACCCGCACGGGCGGATTCACTGGGCTGGCACCGAAACCGCAGGCGAGTGGGCCGGAACCATGAATGGTGCTGTTCTCACCGGCCTGCGGGCCGCCGAACGGGTCGCCGGGCTGGTCAGCGTCGAGGAAAAAGCGTCGGTGTAAGCGCCTCGTCCCGCACAGTCGGGGGAGACTTGTCGGCATGGAGGATTTGTGGCCCCTGCCCACCGTCGAGGCCGCCGACGCAATCCGAACACTGTGTCAGCGGCTCTTGACGGAGACGGATGCGATGACCGAGGTCATCGCGGGGGCTGCACTCATGGCTCAGTACGAGCCGGCCCTGCTT
This genomic window from Mycolicibacterium neworleansense contains:
- a CDS encoding flavin-containing monooxygenase, translated to MTTEVLGEVAEFDVVIIGAGISGLGAATYFSRELPDKSLVVLEGRDNIGGTWDLFRYPGIRSDSDLHTFGYEFKPWRHESAIADAHLIREYLQETVDENNLADLIKFRHRVVRSDWSSADSKWTLTVEVTDPVTGSTATKTIRTGWVFAATGYYRYDEGFSPKFPGRDEYEGLVVHPQHWPENLDYRGKKVVIIGSGATAVTMVPAMLTGPGTAGHVTMLQRTPTYIMAIPRVDRLAVVLTKLLGAKRGYAVTRFKNIWIERGIVKGLRMFPHAGRKLIRRANIKRLPKGFDVDKHFNPPYDPWDQRLCAAPDGDFFDAIKDGSASVVTDSIVRFSERGIVLKSGEELDADIIVTATGLNLQLFGGMPIVVDGQQVDLADSFAYRGMLLSGIPNWAMAIGYTTSSWTLKVSLMCRYFIDLVKHMDAHGYDRAVPVPLPGMDRRPVMDLQSGYAKRGAKILPKQGPVAPWRMAMSYQEDAKALRGPVADEHLEFGVSERAHAHV
- a CDS encoding alpha/beta fold hydrolase, translated to MSDSDQYATLSSGVTICFRESGDKADPAILLIAGLGEDLTFWTDSFVGSLVTQGFRVIVIDNRDVGQSTFAATGAPALWRQVMGRPRRDAYSLADMASDCVGVLDHLGIGQVHLVGRSMGGMIAQTIAATEPQRVRSLTSIFSTTGASKVGQPALSTIGLLIAAPAKNRTAAVRNHLRITRHIAGTAYPIDDAEEAAIAARGWDRCAGDQAAGIARQIQAIQASGDRTEQLRRITAPTLVINGDRDVLVNPSGGVATAKAIRSAQRIVIPGMGHHIPQALVDPITRYISQHADRVSEGGNHVEIS
- a CDS encoding flavin monoamine oxidase family protein: MSKSLETPSVDVVIVGAGFAGLSAAERLVSLGLSVQVLEGRDRVGGRSFSGEVAGVAVDLGATWVSLRHTAIRDLARRMGCTTTGQFDQGRNVLWLAGRRRTYKGTIPPVSPVVMVDMARIQLALEKLVRPVNVDAAWESPDATQLDAISFGEWLDRKRALPSTRALLAIVSKVQWGCSPADVSLLHVLRYIRAAGGLSHMLDVENGANQDRITETTQEIAKRLAERLGDRIVVDAPVRSIAQDDNGVTVQTDAATIKAKYAIVTVAPPHRADIEFQPALPEKAAGLTRTWPMGALSKAFVAYEKPFWRADGLSGEGLTDTGTAFITFDVSPEDSGPGILMVFCSPRVFDGFSPEIRRGRVIQQLVDLYGPQAMTPIDYIDHCWGTDSFAPGGPHPAAPPYASVSYGSALTDPHGRIHWAGTETAGEWAGTMNGAVLTGLRAAERVAGLVSVEEKASV